Within Corynebacterium jeddahense, the genomic segment AGGGGGAGACCGGCCCCGACGTCGCCGTCAACGAGCTGGCGATGCGCCCGCACAACACCGGCCACTGGACCCAGGACGGCTGCGTGACCTCCCAGTTTGAGCAGCACCTGCGGGCGGTGCTGGATTGGCCGCTAGGCAGCGTCGATACGCAGGCGCCCGCGACGGTGATGGTGAACACGCTCGGCGGGGAGGACGACCCGGCGACCCCGATGGCCGAGCGCGTCGCCGCGGTGATGCGCAAGTACCCGCAGGCCAAGGTGCACCTCTACGGCAAGGACCACCGCCCCGGGCGCAAGATGGGGCACGTCAACGTGTGCGCGGGCAGCGTCGAGGAGGCGCTCGCCGTGGCGGAGGACGCCGCGCACTACATCATCCACGCAACCTGGAAGGACTAGGGAAATGGCGGAAATGTCACAGCCGGTTGTCGGCATCATCATGGGTTCGGACTCGGACTGGGACACCGTCGCGCCTGCGGCGGAGGTGCTCGCCGAGTTCGGCATCCCGTTCGAGGTGGGCGTGGTCTCCGCGCACCGCACCCCGGAGAAGATGCTCGCCTACGCGAAAGAGGCGCACACGCGTGACCTGCAGGTGATCATCGCCTGCGCGGGCGGCGCCGCCCACCTGCCGGGCATGGTCGCGGCCGCAACGCCGCTGCCCGTCATCGGGATCCCGCGGGCGCTGGACACGCTCGACGGGCTGGACTCGCTGCTGTCCATCGTGCAGATGCCGTCCGGCGTGCCGGTGGCCACCGTCTCCATCGGCGGGGCGAAGAACGCCGGGCTGCTGGCGGCGCGCATCCTCGGCGCGTCCGACCCCGGGCTGCGGCGCGCGATGGTGGATTACCAAGCGCGGCTGAGCGCCGAGGTGGAGCGCAAGGACGAGGCGCTGCGCCGGCGTCTCATGGGTGAATAGCCCGATCGTCGTGCTCGGCGCCCGCATTATCGACGGGCGCCCGTCCCGCATGCTCAAGTTCCGGCTGCGCACGGCGCTCGAGGTGTGGCGCCGTGAGCCAGCGCCCGTGGTGGTCAGCGGGTACGAGGAGGCCGGCGTCATGGCCGCGTGGCTGGCCGCGCACGGGGTGCCGGAGACCTCGATCGTACTCGAGCCGCTTGCAGAATCCACGAACGAGAACCTGGAGCGATCCCGGGCGCTGTTTCCGGACGTGCCGTACCTCACCGTCGTGACCAGCGGGTTTCACGTCCCGCGCACGAAAGTGTGGGCGTGGCACCTGGGCATCCCGGTGCGCATGGTGGCGGCACCGACGCCCAAGGCGTCGCGGAAGCGCAACTACGCCCGCGAACTCGTCGCGTTGCCGCACTCGGCGGCGCGCGTTGCGTGGCGACGCTTCGTGCGCCGCGCGCTCGGGCGGTAGGGGTGTGGGTTGCCGGGTGGCCCGCCATTTCCGCTCGATCCAGCTACTAAGACCCAGCTATTAGCGTTCTAAACGCTAATAGCTGGGTCTTAGTAGCTGGATTTGGCCGTGGTGGGGCGGATCGGCCGGGCCGCGGCGGGGTGGGCGCGGCGGCCAAGGCGCGCCCAGGACGGCCTCGCGCGCCTAGCGGGGGAGCCCTGGGAGCTGCGGCACCTTCAGCCCGAGGTGCGGGCCGGCGAAGTAGATGCCCGCCGCGCCGAGCGTGACCACCACGGCGCCGATGCCCACGAGCAGGCCGAGGAAGCGCGTCGCGTTGTCCACCTCGTCCTGGGTGAACTTGCTGCTGCCCGGGCCGGTGGCCATCTGGGGCGTCGCCGGGGTGGTCGTAGTGGTGGCTGCACCCGCGGCGGGGGTCGACGTCGCTGCTGCGGCGGACGATGCGGCCGGCGATGCGGCGGGCACGAGCGCTCCCGCGGCGACCGTCACGGCGAGAGCGGGTGCGAGCGCGAGGCGGAAGGGCGGGCGTGCGGGCATCGGTGGACCTCCTGAAGGGCGGGCAGTGTCGCGCTACAGGATAGCCGACGTGTCCTTACATCTCTTCGATGAACTGGGTGACCTTCTCCGCGGAGGCGATTTCCTGCAGCCGCTCCGCGGAAACGAGGCCCGCGACCACGACGACGGAGCCGCCGGCGGCGATGGGCGCAAGGACGGACTCCATGAAATCCCGCGCGTCTTGCCAGCGCTGCACGAGGGTGCGCTCGGCGGGCACGTCGTCGCGCGCGAAGTCGCCGAGCTGCGGGCTCTCGCCGAAGTAGGCGTCGCCGTAGAAGCGGACGGTCGGGCCGAAATCGACAGTGCCGACGGGCAGCTCGCCGCCGGACTCGACGACGCCGCGCCCGAACGGGTCCTCGGAGACGACAACGCAGTCCGGCACGTCGCTCCAGCGGTCGGCGCCTTCGAGGGTGGTGAAGACGAGATCCGGTGGTGGGGTTGGGGAGGGGGCTCCGGAGGCGTCGATACGCGGGGTGCGCGACGAGTTGAGCGCCCCGAGCGCGATGACGGCCGCCTGCCACGAGACGGGGAGATCGACGAGGATGTCGGCGTCGGGGGCGAGGTCGAATTCCTCGTCGAGCATGTTGGCGACCTTGCTGGCCCAGTTGTCGAGCGTTTGCGCGGAGAAGTCCATGCGCACCCCGCGCGCGTCGTCGTAGACGGTCAGGCGCGGGGATGCCGGATCGTTGTGCAGAAGCGGTGCGAGCATGCTCATGCCCGCCCAGTGTAGGCACTAGAGGAAGATCGACGAGCCCGGTCCGAGCGGCAGGTCGAACTGGTACCAGACGAACAGCAGCGCGAGCCAGAACAGCCAGAACGGCACGGTGAACACGATAAGTCGGGACATCAGCGTGCCGACGCCGGCCTTCGGCTCGTAACGCCGAAGCTGGGAGAGGACGACGATGATGTACGGGTTGAGCGGGGTGATGATCTGGGTGGCGGAGTCGCCTACGCGGTAGGCGGCCTGCACGAAGGCGGGGTCGAAGCCGAGCAGGGCGAACATCGGTACGAAGACGGAAGCCATGAGCGTCCACAGCGCCGACCCGGAGATGATGAGCAGGTTGAGGCAGCTCGCGAGGACGACGAAGGCGACGATCGCGCCGAACCCGGAGATGCCCGCGCTCTCGAGCGCCTGCGCGCCCTTCACCGCGGTGAAGGTGCCGATGCCGGACCAGTTGAACAGCGCGATGAACTGGCCAAGGATGAACGCCAGGATGAGAAAGCCGATCATGTCCTTCATCGCCTCGCCCATCATGTCGGTCATGTCGGTGACGCTCTTCACGGTGCCGGCGGCCGCGCCATACGCCAGGCCCATGACGACGAAATACATCACCACGAGGAAGACGGAGGACTCCATGAGCGGGGAGTCGGGCAGGAAGCCGCCGTCCTCGTTGCGCCACGGCGAGTTGGGGACGAGCACCGCCACGACCGTGATGATGGTGAGCACGAGCGTGGCCCACAGGGTGGCGCGCAGGCCACGCCGCTCGTTGGGGGCGAGTTCGGCGGAGATCTCGTTGCCGTCGCGGTCGCGGCTCATGCCGTCGTCGCCCTCGACCATCGCGTCGGGCACGCCGAGCTTGCGCAGGCGCGGCTCGAGGATCTTGTCGATGATGAAGCCGGCGAGGAAGCCGAGGATGCTCGCCGAGGCGAGGTTGAACCAGTAGTTGGACACCACCGTGACCTCGTTGGTCTCGATGCCCGGCAGCGACTCCATGACGGAATTGGTGATGCCGGCGAACAGGGCGTCGAGGGAGCCGGGCAGGAGAGAGGTGGCGTAGCCGGCGCCGACGGACGCGAAGCCGCCGAGCAGCCCGGCGACGGGGTGGCGCCCGGCGGCCTGGAATACCATCGCGGCGAGCGGCGGGATGACAATGAAGGCGGGGTCCGCGATGAGCGAGGCGGACACCCCGATGATGCCCACGGCGTAGGGCAGGACCACTGTGTTTGCGGAGCCGAACAGGCTGCGGATGAGCGCCGAGAGCATCCCCGAACGCTCCGCGATGCCGACGGCGAGGATGATGGGCAAAACGTACGCGAGCGGCGGGAAGCCGACGTAGTTCTCGCCGATGTTGACGGTGAACCAGGCGAGGCCCTCCTTGGTGAACAGGCCCTTGATCTGGCGGATGTCGTCGCTGCCCGGGACCTGCACCTCGGCGCCGGCCCAGGCCATGGCGGTGGAGATGATGCCGGTGATGAGGAACAGCAGGAGGAAGAGCGTGAACGGCTCGGGGAGCGCGTTGCCGACCTTCTCGATGCCGGCGAGAACCTTGTCGGTGGCGCTTGCCCGCCGTGGCGGGTCGGTGTCCGAGGGCTGGGTGGGCGTGGTGCTGGTGGGCGTGGTTGGTTCTGTCGCGTCAGTCATGCACTCAGGTTCTACCGCAAGAATGCATAACTTTGGTCTAATTGCGTAAAATAACCGAGTTTCCTGGAGTTTTATTCCAGGAATATGTGAATGTTAATTCACGCAGCGCGGGCTGTCGCTGTCCGCGGTGAGCTCCGGGGCGGGTTCCGCCGCGCCGAAGTCGTCGCCCGGCGTGCCCACCGGCGCGTCCTGCTCCGCCTCCTCCGCGGACATCGCCCCCGGCCCGGAGTACCCGTCCGCGATCACCGCGATGACGGCGCCCGGCTCGAGCGTCGCGTTCACGGTCACCGGCACGCCGCCGAGCACCCGCGCCAGCTCCAGCGCCGCCGGGTCGTTCGCGTCGGCGGCCACGACCTGGGTCTCGCTGTAGACCCCCTCCATCGCGTTGGACACGCTGGAGACGGTGATGCCCTGCTCCTTGAGGGCGTCGGCGACGCGCCCCGCCTGGCCGACCGTGGAGCCGGCGTTGAGCACGCTCACATCGGCGTGGGCAAAGGCGGCGGCGTTCGCGGCGGTCGTCGCGACCGTGCTGCTCTCCGTCTCCTTCTTCTCCGGCTCGACCGTCTTGGCCATGAAGTCCTGCACCTGGGAGACGTCGACGGTGACGATGGACTCGCCGTAGTCGCCGGTGCCGTTCACGGAGGTCACCGGGATGGTGGTGAAGGTGACGTTATCGCCGGCCAGGCCCGAGAGCTGCTGGGCGAAGCGGACCACGTCCCACCCCTTGTCCAGCGTCACGGAGCGCTCCGCCGCGTTGGACAGCTCCCGCAGCTTGGCGGGGTTGGTGAGCGTGCCGGTGGAGAGCACGCTGCTCACCAGCGACGCCATGTAGGCCTGCTGGCGGACGATGCGGTCGAGGTCGCCGCGGGGCAGGTCGTGGCGCTGGCGCACGAAGGAGAGGGCCTGCGCG encodes:
- a CDS encoding YdcF family protein, giving the protein MNSPIVVLGARIIDGRPSRMLKFRLRTALEVWRREPAPVVVSGYEEAGVMAAWLAAHGVPETSIVLEPLAESTNENLERSRALFPDVPYLTVVTSGFHVPRTKVWAWHLGIPVRMVAAPTPKASRKRNYARELVALPHSAARVAWRRFVRRALGR
- the purE gene encoding 5-(carboxyamino)imidazole ribonucleotide mutase, which codes for MSQPVVGIIMGSDSDWDTVAPAAEVLAEFGIPFEVGVVSAHRTPEKMLAYAKEAHTRDLQVIIACAGGAAHLPGMVAAATPLPVIGIPRALDTLDGLDSLLSIVQMPSGVPVATVSIGGAKNAGLLAARILGASDPGLRRAMVDYQARLSAEVERKDEALRRRLMGE
- a CDS encoding AbgT family transporter, which codes for MTDATEPTTPTSTTPTQPSDTDPPRRASATDKVLAGIEKVGNALPEPFTLFLLLFLITGIISTAMAWAGAEVQVPGSDDIRQIKGLFTKEGLAWFTVNIGENYVGFPPLAYVLPIILAVGIAERSGMLSALIRSLFGSANTVVLPYAVGIIGVSASLIADPAFIVIPPLAAMVFQAAGRHPVAGLLGGFASVGAGYATSLLPGSLDALFAGITNSVMESLPGIETNEVTVVSNYWFNLASASILGFLAGFIIDKILEPRLRKLGVPDAMVEGDDGMSRDRDGNEISAELAPNERRGLRATLWATLVLTIITVVAVLVPNSPWRNEDGGFLPDSPLMESSVFLVVMYFVVMGLAYGAAAGTVKSVTDMTDMMGEAMKDMIGFLILAFILGQFIALFNWSGIGTFTAVKGAQALESAGISGFGAIVAFVVLASCLNLLIISGSALWTLMASVFVPMFALLGFDPAFVQAAYRVGDSATQIITPLNPYIIVVLSQLRRYEPKAGVGTLMSRLIVFTVPFWLFWLALLFVWYQFDLPLGPGSSIFL
- a CDS encoding TIGR03089 family protein, translating into MSMLAPLLHNDPASPRLTVYDDARGVRMDFSAQTLDNWASKVANMLDEEFDLAPDADILVDLPVSWQAAVIALGALNSSRTPRIDASGAPSPTPPPDLVFTTLEGADRWSDVPDCVVVSEDPFGRGVVESGGELPVGTVDFGPTVRFYGDAYFGESPQLGDFARDDVPAERTLVQRWQDARDFMESVLAPIAAGGSVVVVAGLVSAERLQEIASAEKVTQFIEEM
- a CDS encoding LCP family protein, producing the protein MTDPNRRARDIQAAPSRARDVSQAGHPVVKGVLALLSAAALTLSGVGYFTVGRLGSQLSASELNVNTQSKSKGKKSDTSLDGAMDILLVGSDSRTDAQGNPLSEDELRRLNAGVADGEVNTDTIMVVRIPEDGSKATAVSIPRDTYIHNSKYGNIKINGVYGAYAADKREELVEKHGMSEGPELEQQVARAGQEGLIDAVASLTGVEVDHYAQVGLLGFVLLTDAVGGVRVCLNNPVDEPLSGAHFPAGVQTLDGAQALSFVRQRHDLPRGDLDRIVRQQAYMASLVSSVLSTGTLTNPAKLRELSNAAERSVTLDKGWDVVRFAQQLSGLAGDNVTFTTIPVTSVNGTGDYGESIVTVDVSQVQDFMAKTVEPEKKETESSTVATTAANAAAFAHADVSVLNAGSTVGQAGRVADALKEQGITVSSVSNAMEGVYSETQVVAADANDPAALELARVLGGVPVTVNATLEPGAVIAVIADGYSGPGAMSAEEAEQDAPVGTPGDDFGAAEPAPELTADSDSPRCVN